The following proteins are encoded in a genomic region of Sorangiineae bacterium MSr12523:
- a CDS encoding SDR family oxidoreductase: MSEFSNCRALVVGGSTGIGRGIADAWASAGARVLVLSRTAPVGPAAEKLKWAALDLSEPTAARTRLLQAAAKPLDFVCFSAVFYGERRCSLGETAEAEWRRQIDVNLHGLWLTLSTSLPALRSAQPGVFVGVSSEVVFNAGPGRSGYAATKAAGASLLASLAAEEDPSQLRIVQLLPSGMVDTPGIRRRRASDFDFRSYQTPDCFRHVALEILRTRCNDMNGESLVVDGSGDWHSVRTAIPVSQSRSAHHA; encoded by the coding sequence ATGTCCGAATTTTCCAATTGTCGTGCCCTGGTCGTCGGTGGCTCCACCGGAATTGGGCGTGGTATTGCCGACGCATGGGCGTCCGCAGGCGCACGGGTACTCGTTCTCAGCCGCACGGCTCCCGTGGGTCCAGCGGCAGAAAAGCTGAAATGGGCCGCCCTCGACCTCAGCGAGCCCACGGCTGCGCGAACGCGGCTCCTGCAAGCGGCCGCGAAGCCGCTCGACTTCGTGTGCTTCTCCGCCGTGTTCTACGGGGAGCGCCGGTGCAGCTTGGGCGAAACGGCAGAAGCCGAGTGGCGCAGACAGATCGACGTCAACTTGCACGGTCTATGGCTGACGTTATCGACCTCGCTGCCAGCCCTGCGAAGCGCGCAACCTGGGGTATTCGTGGGCGTTTCCTCGGAAGTCGTATTCAACGCCGGCCCGGGGCGCTCGGGATACGCGGCCACGAAGGCCGCTGGAGCATCGCTCCTCGCTTCGCTTGCAGCCGAAGAAGACCCCTCGCAGCTGCGCATCGTTCAACTGTTGCCATCCGGTATGGTGGACACCCCTGGCATCCGCCGCAGGCGCGCGAGCGACTTCGATTTTCGCAGCTACCAAACGCCCGATTGCTTCCGCCACGTAGCCCTGGAGATTTTGCGCACACGCTGCAACGACATGAACGGCGAAAGCCTAGTCGTCGATGGATCCGGAGACTGGCACTCGGTTCGAACTGCAATCCCTGTGTCACAGAGCCGGAGCGCGCATCATGCCTGA
- a CDS encoding sugar phosphate isomerase/epimerase produces the protein MPETVLVGLAEWKLPVAGVDAVDLAARLEVDGLQVDLGGTGRGPRLDMPARWRALRAAAKNAGIELLAVTANCLNDIGFHLADRVAEVQSVVLRLLDAAYNLNAPLAFIPSFRRSAMTDTETRRRTIDLLAWACGHAEERDLLLANENVLAPKAAAELVSGVGSHAFRLIFDTGNLVQAKIDVQTLLATVGARIADQIHFKEHESPGSAVACLDVLAKSGFRIGAVVLENDYRTEGTTQLVTDIQAARNLAKKLTQEPS, from the coding sequence ATGCCTGAAACCGTATTGGTCGGCCTTGCCGAATGGAAACTGCCAGTGGCGGGTGTCGATGCCGTCGATCTCGCCGCACGGCTGGAGGTCGACGGACTTCAGGTCGATCTGGGAGGCACGGGGCGCGGACCGAGGTTGGATATGCCTGCACGGTGGCGGGCCCTGCGCGCCGCCGCCAAGAACGCCGGGATCGAACTACTAGCGGTCACCGCAAACTGCCTGAACGACATTGGCTTTCACCTGGCAGACCGCGTGGCCGAAGTGCAAAGCGTAGTGCTACGCCTCCTGGACGCCGCATACAACTTGAACGCGCCACTCGCTTTCATACCAAGCTTTCGCCGTAGCGCCATGACCGATACCGAGACCCGCCGGCGAACGATCGACCTACTGGCCTGGGCGTGTGGCCATGCGGAAGAGCGGGACCTGCTTCTCGCCAATGAAAACGTCCTCGCTCCCAAAGCCGCCGCGGAACTGGTCTCTGGCGTGGGCTCTCATGCGTTTCGACTCATTTTCGACACGGGCAACTTGGTACAGGCAAAAATCGACGTACAAACCCTGCTTGCAACCGTCGGCGCCAGGATCGCGGACCAGATTCATTTCAAAGAGCATGAAAGCCCGGGCAGCGCAGTCGCATGCCTCGATGTCCTGGCGAAGAGTGGATTTCGAATTGGTGCGGTTGTATTGGAAAACGATTACCGCACAGAAGGCACCACGCAACTCGTGACCGATATTCAAGCAGCACGCAACTTGGCAAAGAAACTAACCCAGGAGCCTTCATGA
- a CDS encoding ROK family protein: MSAPIAVVDVGGTYLRSAQWCPGEPLRDLRESISPSVHRNPGVKVAELRQRLVREICDSVPQDVHVAGVSFGAALDHRNSTVYASAPLWGPLVDRYDLAGALSTHRPDVEWTVVNDVTAALLHVESTALCENARKVLLVTISTGIACRIIDRRTGAIPVDELGLQGEIGHLPASATLAGSPAVLLCDCGQPNHVSAFSSGPGIRRLADLLERRSPERWNASLLSVHVSHGIPFERAFRAALDASDALAGELLETATSPIATILRTALCVDPEMDIVALAGGVANALSEHYVRAVLGQLERQSLYLTSELGRPWPLARIVVCGQGSANNLIGAGLAVLQRKSARR, translated from the coding sequence ATGAGTGCTCCCATTGCGGTCGTCGACGTCGGAGGGACATATTTACGTAGTGCCCAATGGTGTCCAGGAGAGCCGCTCCGGGATCTCCGAGAGAGTATTTCCCCGAGTGTCCATCGAAATCCCGGAGTAAAGGTGGCCGAGCTGCGACAGCGCTTGGTACGAGAAATATGCGATTCCGTGCCCCAGGATGTACACGTCGCCGGGGTGTCATTTGGCGCGGCGCTCGATCACCGTAACAGCACGGTATATGCCTCCGCGCCACTCTGGGGTCCTCTCGTCGATCGATACGATCTCGCGGGCGCGCTCTCCACCCATCGACCCGATGTCGAATGGACCGTCGTGAACGATGTTACGGCCGCGTTACTTCACGTTGAATCGACAGCACTTTGCGAGAACGCACGCAAAGTGCTCTTAGTGACGATCAGCACGGGCATCGCGTGCCGCATCATTGATAGACGCACAGGGGCCATTCCCGTCGATGAGCTGGGGTTGCAAGGAGAGATTGGCCACCTCCCCGCGAGCGCAACGCTCGCAGGTTCTCCCGCGGTACTGCTCTGCGATTGTGGCCAGCCGAATCACGTGTCAGCGTTCTCCTCCGGCCCAGGGATTCGACGCCTCGCCGACCTACTGGAACGACGGTCGCCCGAACGGTGGAATGCATCGCTGCTGAGCGTACACGTGAGTCACGGCATACCATTCGAACGGGCATTTCGCGCGGCGCTCGACGCGAGCGATGCACTGGCCGGCGAGCTACTCGAGACTGCAACGTCCCCCATCGCAACGATCCTGCGCACTGCACTGTGCGTCGACCCGGAGATGGATATCGTTGCCCTCGCGGGGGGTGTCGCCAACGCACTATCCGAGCACTATGTCCGCGCAGTGCTCGGTCAGCTCGAGCGGCAATCACTCTATTTGACGTCGGAATTAGGGCGGCCGTGGCCTCTTGCGCGCATCGTGGTTTGCGGCCAAGGTAGCGCGAACAATCTCATCGGCGCCGGCCTTGCGGTATTACAGAGAAAGAGCGCCCGGCGATGA
- a CDS encoding HAD-IA family hydrolase, producing MTRLTADALLFDMDGTLVDSTVVVERTWRRFAARFGLAPEAILATSHGRRTGETVAQHAPPGVDLAKETARLEAEEVADVEGIVAVPGAAELLAKLPANRWAIVTSAGRELAARRMAAASLPMPEVVITAEDVARGKPHPEGYLSAAAALSVSASSTIIFEDAEAGLLAARATGAEVVVVGHHDGHVTAGLRRVHDLRGVSVSTCPNGMFELVFPSASPPST from the coding sequence ATGACTCGTTTGACCGCCGACGCCTTGTTGTTCGACATGGACGGAACGCTCGTGGATTCGACCGTCGTGGTCGAACGCACATGGCGCCGCTTCGCAGCACGATTTGGGCTAGCGCCGGAGGCGATCCTCGCCACGTCGCACGGTCGACGCACCGGCGAAACCGTGGCGCAGCACGCGCCACCGGGCGTGGATCTCGCGAAAGAGACAGCGCGCTTGGAGGCAGAGGAAGTCGCCGACGTGGAAGGGATTGTCGCGGTGCCAGGAGCCGCGGAGTTGCTCGCGAAATTGCCAGCAAACCGTTGGGCCATCGTTACGTCGGCGGGCCGCGAGCTCGCAGCCCGCCGGATGGCAGCAGCCAGCCTTCCCATGCCGGAAGTGGTGATCACCGCAGAAGACGTCGCCCGAGGAAAGCCCCATCCGGAAGGCTATCTTTCGGCCGCGGCCGCACTCTCGGTGTCGGCGAGTTCCACGATCATCTTCGAGGACGCCGAAGCCGGGCTCCTCGCCGCACGCGCGACCGGCGCGGAAGTGGTGGTGGTAGGACATCATGATGGCCACGTGACAGCCGGCCTCCGGCGCGTCCATGACTTGCGTGGGGTCTCTGTGTCCACGTGCCCCAACGGCATGTTCGAGCTCGTCTTCCCTTCCGCGTCACCTCCCTCCACGTAG
- a CDS encoding acyltransferase — protein sequence MAHASTFAEARPKQLPSLTGLRFLSALLVFIFHVSCTTPAWTFLASKSQLHLFGSVVAECGRIGVAFFFVLSGFVLTWSSRPVSNIFVFWWRRLLKIYPNHIATWLVAMLFVGGSAAAPVTWMANLLLLHAWVPRYESFLSINIPSWSLCSEAFFYFLFPFLLPLVKKIPENRLWLGLFAMGAAVFAIAVIGSHCLPVNPPLPEASPAGVWQFWFVYFLPVTRTLEFVMGIVVARIVMSGRWIRLGLRGAALLAGASYVVASLSPWLYSLAAVTVIPLSLLIAAAATADIERRTAFLSHPFIVRLGELSFAFYMVHGLVLTGVRMLLGRDAYFGAAANVAIIGAELVASLFGAWLLHSLVERPMMRLGTPTPPLIGHGVIPESQRQPQLSGGHGS from the coding sequence ATGGCCCATGCATCAACTTTCGCAGAGGCGAGGCCCAAGCAGCTGCCGTCGCTTACCGGCTTGCGTTTCCTTTCCGCACTGCTCGTATTCATCTTTCATGTCTCTTGCACAACACCTGCATGGACATTCCTGGCGAGTAAGTCGCAGCTTCACCTATTTGGTTCTGTCGTGGCGGAATGTGGGCGAATCGGCGTCGCCTTCTTTTTCGTCCTCAGCGGCTTCGTGCTCACCTGGTCCTCCCGACCCGTTTCGAATATTTTCGTTTTCTGGTGGCGAAGACTCCTAAAAATTTACCCAAACCACATTGCCACATGGCTGGTTGCCATGCTTTTCGTCGGCGGCTCGGCAGCGGCCCCCGTGACATGGATGGCAAACCTGCTGCTTCTCCATGCCTGGGTGCCGCGCTACGAATCGTTTCTCAGCATCAACATTCCGAGCTGGTCGCTGTGCAGCGAAGCATTCTTCTATTTCCTTTTTCCGTTCCTCTTACCTTTGGTGAAAAAGATACCCGAGAATCGGCTCTGGCTGGGGTTGTTTGCCATGGGTGCCGCGGTTTTTGCCATCGCGGTCATTGGAAGCCATTGCTTGCCGGTCAATCCGCCGCTCCCCGAGGCTTCGCCCGCAGGCGTATGGCAATTCTGGTTCGTATACTTCCTACCCGTGACACGGACCCTTGAGTTCGTCATGGGTATCGTGGTCGCGCGCATCGTGATGTCAGGCCGCTGGATTCGACTCGGTCTCCGTGGCGCGGCGCTGCTGGCTGGGGCGAGCTACGTGGTAGCCTCGCTGTCGCCATGGCTCTATAGCTTGGCTGCCGTCACCGTAATTCCACTTTCGCTTCTCATCGCCGCCGCGGCCACCGCAGATATCGAACGCAGGACGGCATTTCTGAGCCATCCCTTCATCGTGCGTCTGGGCGAGCTGTCGTTTGCGTTCTACATGGTTCATGGCCTCGTACTCACCGGAGTTCGAATGCTCCTTGGACGAGACGCTTATTTCGGCGCGGCGGCCAACGTCGCGATCATTGGAGCGGAGCTTGTGGCGTCGCTCTTCGGCGCATGGCTCCTGCATTCGCTCGTCGAGCGACCGATGATGCGCTTGGGCACGCCAACTCCGCCGCTGATCGGTCACGGCGTAATTCCGGAAAGCCAGCGCCAGCCGCAATTGTCAGGAGGGCACGGATCATGA
- a CDS encoding NAD(P)-dependent oxidoreductase, with the protein MLQIALLGGTGFVGSAVLRTAAGAARCLLRAGREIAPAPNRIVVRGALPEVPRDFFPKAPYVLLHFATKQRDLDGTGFQRINVGGTRQVMQSLDDRCRGIIYGSSMSVYGPPSSSPAAEGAPIRPATPLAHSRAEAEDVILRFASERKIHAYILRPRFIIGQGDRFIVPTMANSLARRLQLGADTTRYSIIDVDDYAKVVAWLVQRIASTTVEQLAYNVAYTRPIALSDATTILGRTLGLPPPLIRIGNPGVISSALSSVPTRLTQAWAERLALMANSQCMDIGRLRTAMGTGIVTQQPEDVFYRAACAYAENPHGASTGP; encoded by the coding sequence ATGTTGCAAATAGCACTTTTGGGCGGCACCGGATTCGTAGGGTCCGCCGTCCTACGCACGGCGGCAGGCGCCGCTCGTTGCCTCCTTCGCGCCGGTCGTGAAATAGCGCCTGCCCCCAATCGAATCGTCGTTCGTGGCGCACTACCCGAGGTACCGCGCGACTTCTTTCCAAAAGCCCCCTACGTACTCCTCCACTTCGCGACCAAGCAGCGCGATCTCGACGGTACGGGATTCCAGCGAATCAACGTGGGGGGCACGCGTCAGGTCATGCAATCACTCGACGATCGCTGCAGGGGAATCATCTACGGGAGCTCGATGTCGGTGTACGGGCCGCCCTCGTCGTCCCCCGCGGCGGAAGGCGCGCCCATTCGGCCCGCCACGCCGCTCGCCCATTCCCGGGCTGAGGCCGAAGACGTCATTCTGAGGTTCGCATCGGAGAGAAAGATTCATGCGTACATATTGCGCCCTCGATTCATCATCGGCCAAGGAGATCGGTTCATCGTCCCCACCATGGCGAATTCGCTCGCACGGCGGCTACAACTAGGGGCCGACACTACGCGCTATTCCATCATCGACGTCGACGACTACGCAAAAGTTGTCGCTTGGCTCGTGCAACGCATCGCATCGACCACCGTCGAGCAACTGGCTTACAACGTTGCCTACACGCGACCCATTGCCCTGTCCGATGCAACGACCATCCTTGGCCGAACGTTGGGGTTACCCCCACCGCTTATTCGGATCGGCAACCCCGGTGTGATCTCTTCGGCGTTATCGTCCGTGCCAACGCGGCTTACCCAAGCGTGGGCGGAGCGCCTGGCCTTGATGGCAAATTCCCAGTGTATGGATATCGGCCGACTTCGAACGGCCATGGGCACGGGTATCGTTACGCAACAACCCGAAGACGTATTTTACCGAGCGGCGTGCGCGTACGCCGAGAACCCTCACGGGGCATCTACCGGACCTTGA
- a CDS encoding isoprenylcysteine carboxylmethyltransferase family protein, with protein MNRLHRFSPLLVFCSALLALAILGPIKCQQLPPDIAPFATILFLGYGAWLLLEARITWGEGRKAVAQRDNGTLEVYAVGRLLTLLTTLACPTRRPAAPIVLLGCLIFVGGIALRLFAIRHLGRAYSHRVRTPEPNLLVTHGVYRTLRHPAYSGMLLAHAGLVTAVPNWAAIFVLFLVFVPAVIWRIRTEETLLFESLPGYRDYAVKRKRIIPAIW; from the coding sequence GTGAACCGTCTGCACCGTTTCTCGCCCCTGCTGGTATTTTGCTCTGCCTTGCTGGCCTTAGCCATCTTGGGCCCCATCAAATGCCAACAACTTCCACCGGACATAGCGCCCTTCGCCACGATTCTCTTTCTCGGCTACGGCGCATGGTTGCTTCTCGAAGCAAGAATCACTTGGGGTGAGGGCCGCAAGGCCGTTGCCCAGCGCGACAATGGCACACTCGAGGTTTACGCCGTTGGGCGGCTGCTCACATTGCTAACGACTCTTGCATGCCCCACACGTCGGCCTGCCGCGCCCATCGTACTTCTTGGCTGCCTGATTTTCGTCGGTGGTATTGCTCTACGGCTGTTTGCCATTCGTCATCTGGGTCGCGCGTATTCGCATCGCGTCCGTACGCCCGAGCCGAACCTGCTCGTCACCCACGGCGTCTATCGGACGTTGCGGCATCCTGCATACAGCGGAATGCTCCTCGCGCACGCGGGGCTCGTGACGGCCGTCCCGAATTGGGCGGCCATCTTCGTGCTCTTCCTGGTCTTCGTACCAGCCGTCATTTGGCGTATCCGCACCGAGGAGACGCTGCTATTCGAATCCCTGCCGGGGTACAGAGACTACGCGGTCAAGCGAAAGCGAATCATCCCCGCCATCTGGTGA
- a CDS encoding alcohol dehydrogenase catalytic domain-containing protein yields the protein MSSDMLVHVLEAPGEVSERRQAVPQLAPGHCLIEVKYLGLCGTDLAFFDGTSNYIRDGAKAYPFVFGHEWSGQVVSTAGDVTSLMPGARVAGHNFRPCGSCERCAAEQWLYCPRRSEIGVLGAMPGAASTFLLAPANTLTAIPDTLGDAEAALLEPCSAAVHAIQRATVSSNDRVAVVGAGTLGLTVLQLAVALGARVCVVEPSAVLRQLALELGAHEAVPPASAPLHAFSVVIEASGSAAGTRQAAWLCGPGARLAQVGTPHAPVDGYPVSELVINNVSVHAVLSGVNSWQELLRNVVSGHVCLQPLIHEIFPRARMKDAFNALATPGRARPKILIQMS from the coding sequence ATGAGTTCGGATATGCTCGTGCACGTCCTCGAGGCTCCAGGAGAGGTCTCCGAACGGCGACAAGCCGTGCCCCAATTGGCCCCCGGACACTGCCTCATCGAGGTGAAGTACCTTGGATTATGCGGAACCGACCTTGCCTTCTTCGACGGAACCAGCAACTACATCCGCGATGGGGCAAAGGCGTACCCCTTCGTCTTCGGACACGAGTGGAGCGGCCAAGTCGTGTCCACCGCGGGGGACGTCACCAGCCTGATGCCGGGCGCCCGCGTGGCCGGCCACAATTTCAGGCCGTGCGGCTCGTGCGAACGGTGCGCGGCCGAGCAATGGCTCTACTGCCCACGCCGCAGTGAAATCGGCGTATTGGGAGCCATGCCGGGCGCGGCTTCCACGTTTCTCCTCGCCCCAGCCAATACACTCACTGCCATTCCCGATACGCTTGGCGACGCAGAGGCAGCATTGTTGGAGCCATGCTCGGCCGCCGTGCATGCTATTCAACGTGCCACCGTGAGCTCGAACGATCGCGTCGCCGTGGTGGGGGCAGGCACACTCGGACTGACGGTGCTCCAGTTGGCCGTCGCGCTCGGAGCTCGGGTTTGTGTCGTGGAGCCATCGGCCGTGCTTCGACAGCTCGCACTCGAACTGGGAGCGCACGAAGCCGTGCCACCCGCCTCCGCGCCCCTGCACGCGTTCAGCGTGGTCATCGAAGCGTCTGGCTCTGCTGCGGGAACGCGACAAGCAGCATGGCTGTGCGGCCCCGGTGCGCGCCTGGCCCAAGTGGGTACTCCACACGCGCCAGTTGATGGTTATCCCGTCTCCGAGCTGGTGATCAACAATGTTTCGGTCCACGCCGTTCTCTCCGGAGTGAACTCCTGGCAAGAATTGCTGCGCAACGTTGTGTCGGGGCACGTGTGCCTGCAGCCGCTAATCCACGAGATCTTTCCCCGAGCTCGTATGAAGGACGCCTTCAACGCATTGGCGACCCCGGGACGTGCGCGTCCAAAAATTCTCATTCAAATGAGTTAA
- a CDS encoding alpha/beta hydrolase has protein sequence MATTISASGTSVHYIATGSGNPLVLVHGAGGNSEANWGHLRARFDDRRQVITPNYAGSGETTDPGGDIDLNLAVEQVAASILAADAGPVELVGFSLGSLVAASLAAKHPELVKKLVLIAGWVTHADPRQELVVGLWRKLADADLDIYRKFLTLYLFSPRHLGAQDRQALAQSLEGIEVTANIIRQIELVGRATVEAFLPSIQTPTLVVGLTQDQLVPVENARAMHRAIRGSIYREIDSGHLVVWERPEELVAEILNFLDKTPHS, from the coding sequence ATGGCAACGACCATCTCGGCATCCGGCACAAGCGTACACTACATTGCAACAGGTAGCGGCAACCCCTTAGTCCTGGTTCACGGCGCTGGTGGCAACTCCGAAGCCAACTGGGGACACCTGCGGGCTCGCTTCGACGACCGGCGTCAGGTCATAACACCGAACTATGCGGGGAGCGGAGAAACTACCGATCCCGGCGGCGACATCGATCTGAATCTTGCCGTCGAGCAGGTGGCCGCCTCGATCCTTGCTGCAGACGCGGGTCCCGTCGAACTCGTGGGTTTTTCTCTTGGCTCTCTCGTTGCGGCTTCGCTGGCAGCGAAACATCCCGAGTTGGTCAAGAAGCTCGTGCTCATTGCCGGTTGGGTCACCCATGCCGACCCCCGTCAGGAACTCGTCGTCGGATTGTGGCGGAAGCTGGCGGATGCCGACTTGGACATTTATCGAAAATTCCTCACCCTTTATCTATTTAGCCCTCGGCACTTGGGTGCGCAGGATCGGCAAGCCCTCGCGCAGAGCCTCGAGGGTATCGAGGTTACGGCAAACATCATTCGGCAGATCGAACTCGTCGGGCGCGCCACCGTCGAAGCGTTTCTGCCTTCAATCCAAACGCCAACGCTGGTGGTTGGCCTCACTCAAGATCAACTGGTTCCCGTAGAGAATGCGCGCGCCATGCACCGCGCCATCCGTGGCAGCATTTATCGTGAGATCGATAGCGGCCACCTCGTGGTGTGGGAAAGGCCCGAAGAGTTGGTCGCGGAGATCCTGAATTTTCTCGACAAAACGCCGCACAGCTGA
- a CDS encoding MFS transporter codes for MLGVFCVGTAEIVISGLLPEVSSDLGVSLPSAGQLVTAYALGVSVLGPLITLWTSRWPRKSLVIALMGVFLLGNVASMLAPGYRTLLLARLFTSLSHGTFTAEAFHSAAATAPQEKQASAMAKIALGFNLANALGAPLGTLLGQRVGWRFTFLAVVLGAAMTMFLLARLMPASPVAGGGSANLKNELRIFRRPSMHVVVLTTVLAQAAVFTASTYVVPLLRDVAHFEASAIPGLLILCGVGAVIGNFLGGHMADGNPRRGVIVTLGSLSVVLTTFWAASTTPLGAGCALFLFGLTGFSIIPSLQSRIQSISLEAPTLALSINVSAFNLGNGLGAWIGGQVIDLGWGLRFVLIMAAAVALFSLMLALGSSWKEALSNPHPSAQSLPE; via the coding sequence ATGTTGGGGGTTTTCTGCGTAGGGACGGCGGAAATCGTCATATCCGGTTTGCTCCCCGAAGTTTCCAGTGATCTGGGCGTGTCACTCCCGTCTGCCGGACAACTGGTCACGGCCTACGCGTTGGGTGTCTCCGTCCTTGGCCCGCTCATCACATTGTGGACGTCACGTTGGCCACGCAAAAGCCTCGTTATTGCATTGATGGGCGTCTTTCTCCTGGGAAATGTCGCATCGATGCTCGCACCGGGATATCGAACACTCTTGCTCGCTCGGCTGTTTACTTCCTTGAGCCACGGCACCTTCACCGCCGAGGCGTTCCACTCCGCTGCCGCAACGGCACCACAAGAGAAACAGGCCTCGGCAATGGCCAAAATCGCGCTGGGATTCAATCTCGCCAATGCGCTGGGAGCCCCCCTGGGAACGCTGCTCGGCCAGCGCGTGGGGTGGCGTTTTACATTCTTGGCCGTCGTCCTAGGCGCCGCGATGACCATGTTTCTGCTCGCGCGCCTCATGCCGGCGTCCCCTGTTGCTGGAGGTGGCTCCGCGAATCTGAAGAATGAGCTACGCATCTTTCGCCGTCCCTCCATGCACGTGGTCGTTCTGACCACCGTCCTCGCACAAGCGGCCGTCTTCACCGCGTCCACCTACGTCGTGCCGCTTCTTCGCGACGTCGCGCATTTCGAAGCGTCGGCGATTCCCGGGCTGTTGATTCTCTGCGGAGTTGGCGCGGTAATTGGCAATTTTCTCGGCGGCCACATGGCCGACGGGAATCCAAGACGAGGGGTGATCGTAACGCTTGGCTCGCTGAGTGTCGTCCTCACGACCTTCTGGGCGGCTAGCACCACGCCACTCGGCGCCGGGTGCGCACTGTTTCTCTTCGGGCTTACCGGATTCTCAATCATTCCCTCGCTGCAATCGCGGATTCAGTCCATTTCGCTGGAAGCCCCTACTCTCGCGCTTTCCATCAACGTTTCAGCCTTCAACCTCGGCAACGGCCTCGGTGCCTGGATCGGCGGTCAAGTCATCGATCTCGGCTGGGGCCTGCGGTTCGTCTTGATCATGGCCGCGGCAGTTGCCTTGTTCAGCTTGATGCTTGCTTTGGGCTCTTCGTGGAAGGAAGCCCTCTCGAACCCACACCCGAGCGCGCAATCGCTGCCTGAATGA
- a CDS encoding medium chain dehydrogenase/reductase family protein: MIYRALVRTGTRVVVATREAPAVGDGELLIAPENAGLCGTDIQILRGLRAERASVIGHEGVGRVLARGARADARFAPGARVLVNPTHPTNAGFLLGHNVDGLLQEMVLIPESAVSDGLVLLAPHAPATELATLIEPLAAAHYALSILQEFKPRTLLAIGDGTIGHLAVRCAHRAGLRTILVHHTEAGLRFSGAHALGIDVSCIGPFDPRIAFADGPTAVLIATPRDQTLSRLDEVLRTAIGDVVIDVVGGLPAGAASRYLPGLDLTALRASNCAGRPLRPNIETRALRRSGRVHVTGHRGVSNDHLRWAAEELVAHPDHYRNLVTHVVDLHDAARIMTHLAQCQERVVDGRRLIKLAVRFPSSHIEEAS; encoded by the coding sequence ATGATCTATCGTGCTTTGGTTCGTACCGGGACGCGCGTTGTCGTTGCAACGCGCGAAGCACCGGCGGTCGGAGATGGCGAGCTGCTCATCGCACCGGAGAATGCCGGTCTATGCGGTACGGATATCCAAATATTGCGAGGACTGCGAGCCGAACGCGCTTCGGTGATCGGCCACGAAGGTGTTGGCCGCGTGCTGGCCAGAGGTGCGCGTGCCGATGCGCGGTTTGCCCCTGGAGCGCGGGTGCTGGTCAATCCCACGCACCCGACGAACGCCGGTTTCCTCCTGGGTCACAACGTCGATGGGTTATTGCAGGAGATGGTTCTGATTCCCGAGTCCGCGGTGTCCGATGGCCTGGTGCTGCTAGCCCCTCACGCGCCAGCAACGGAGTTGGCGACCCTCATCGAGCCGCTTGCCGCTGCACACTACGCGCTCTCCATCCTCCAAGAGTTCAAACCGCGTACACTACTTGCGATCGGCGACGGCACGATAGGGCATCTCGCCGTGCGCTGTGCCCATCGCGCTGGCCTCCGCACCATTCTCGTGCACCACACCGAAGCGGGGCTCCGCTTCAGCGGAGCGCACGCCCTCGGCATCGATGTATCCTGCATAGGTCCATTCGACCCGCGGATTGCATTCGCGGACGGCCCTACCGCCGTTTTGATCGCCACGCCTCGCGACCAAACGCTGTCGAGGTTGGACGAGGTGTTGCGCACTGCCATCGGTGACGTGGTCATCGACGTCGTTGGAGGGCTCCCTGCAGGTGCGGCGAGCAGGTATCTTCCGGGCCTGGACCTCACCGCACTGCGAGCGTCCAACTGCGCGGGAAGGCCCCTCCGACCCAACATCGAAACGCGAGCGCTCCGACGGAGTGGACGTGTTCACGTCACGGGCCATCGCGGTGTTTCCAATGACCACCTTCGATGGGCAGCAGAGGAGCTCGTCGCTCATCCAGACCATTATCGCAATCTGGTAACCCACGTGGTGGATCTGCACGATGCGGCGCGCATCATGACCCATCTTGCACAGTGTCAGGAGCGTGTCGTCGACGGCCGCCGGCTCATTAAGCTGGCGGTGCGATTCCCATCGTCACATATCGAGGAAGCATCGTAA